The following coding sequences are from one Pseudonocardia sp. HH130630-07 window:
- a CDS encoding DICT sensory domain-containing protein — protein MSGSEGPLAHAVRVAAEQAYVDGLSEGRREAWERASGATPEPASKRLLVHLSHSIERAVMSGPRIDPTVVIALFQKLPFFDREREVYARMAEAGIHVVVGFVDGEAHEAPPGVHLVSLQPGEPLADEWTVVAAGPEGGAFLVATDQHARDPKESGDEAGRLFHGRWGYARAAAGSELARLRFALGDRLDSGIRRTIDELLARSMPAGGDPAASSGTTGEAWATTSLNHMIDKLLSARAGTRELRAQLADAQRAAAARSAAVTDPASGLPTAEVLDRWTGPVGPETLAVGVAVLDLPALAGDRVRSDDRAAYFAAHQVAAALTQPLGPVDTAVRLSQREFALVLPGASERHLAGVCDRIGEQLQLASQGYPGVPLHGRVGLIVTCTRPLPVDDLRAALEHLPEDPTGHGPVDAGATPAGDRIVVAAIGTPGSATDATIRAAERGTGSAAVHGVPAARDREPSSGDRGPSAHARGTAPGGADPVAPPPHAHAPAPQQAPPVSRPRPYLDAGSGGPESVADDDPRAAAQQALRRLVHGDGGDTSSGTSVFTDLSGTRNGTGNRGW, from the coding sequence ATGTCCGGGTCCGAGGGACCGCTCGCGCACGCCGTCCGCGTCGCCGCCGAGCAGGCCTATGTCGACGGCCTCTCCGAGGGGCGCCGGGAGGCGTGGGAGCGCGCGTCCGGCGCGACGCCGGAGCCCGCGTCGAAACGCCTGCTCGTGCACCTGTCGCACTCCATCGAGCGCGCGGTGATGTCCGGGCCGCGGATCGACCCGACGGTGGTGATCGCGCTCTTCCAGAAGCTGCCGTTCTTCGACCGCGAGCGCGAGGTCTACGCGCGGATGGCCGAGGCCGGGATCCACGTCGTCGTCGGGTTCGTCGACGGCGAGGCGCACGAGGCGCCCCCGGGCGTCCATCTCGTCAGCCTGCAGCCCGGTGAGCCGCTCGCCGACGAGTGGACGGTCGTCGCGGCGGGTCCCGAGGGCGGGGCGTTCCTGGTCGCGACCGACCAGCACGCCAGGGACCCGAAGGAGTCGGGCGACGAGGCCGGCCGCCTGTTCCACGGCCGCTGGGGCTACGCCAGGGCCGCGGCCGGGAGCGAGCTGGCCCGGCTGCGGTTCGCGCTGGGCGACCGGCTGGACTCCGGCATCCGCCGCACCATCGACGAGCTGCTCGCCCGCTCGATGCCCGCCGGTGGCGACCCGGCCGCGTCCTCCGGGACGACCGGCGAGGCGTGGGCGACCACCTCGCTCAACCACATGATCGACAAGCTGCTGTCCGCGCGGGCGGGCACCCGCGAGCTGCGGGCCCAGCTGGCCGACGCCCAGCGCGCCGCCGCGGCGCGCTCGGCCGCCGTCACCGACCCGGCCAGCGGACTGCCCACCGCCGAGGTGCTGGACCGCTGGACCGGCCCGGTCGGTCCGGAGACCCTCGCGGTCGGGGTCGCGGTGCTCGACCTCCCGGCGCTGGCCGGCGACCGGGTCCGGTCCGACGACCGCGCCGCCTACTTCGCCGCGCACCAGGTCGCCGCCGCCCTGACCCAGCCGCTCGGCCCGGTGGACACCGCCGTGCGGCTGTCCCAGCGCGAGTTCGCCCTGGTCCTGCCCGGGGCCTCGGAACGGCACCTGGCCGGTGTCTGCGACCGGATCGGCGAGCAGCTGCAGCTGGCGTCGCAGGGCTACCCCGGTGTTCCGCTGCACGGGCGGGTCGGCCTGATCGTCACCTGCACCCGGCCGCTGCCGGTCGACGACCTGCGGGCCGCGCTCGAGCACCTGCCGGAGGACCCGACCGGGCACGGCCCGGTGGACGCCGGCGCCACGCCGGCCGGCGACCGGATCGTGGTGGCGGCGATCGGTACGCCCGGGTCCGCCACCGACGCGACGATCCGGGCCGCGGAGCGGGGGACGGGCTCCGCCGCGGTGCACGGCGTCCCCGCCGCCCGCGACCGCGAGCCGTCGAGCGGGGACCGCGGACCGTCGGCGCACGCCAGGGGGACCGCACCCGGCGGCGCCGACCCGGTCGCCCCGCCGCCGCACGCGCACGCCCCGGCGCCGCAGCAGGCGCCCCCGGTCTCCCGGCCGCGCCCGTACCTGGACGCGGGATCCGGCGGGCCGGAGTCCGTGGCCGATGACGACCCGCGGGCCGCCGCCCAGCAGGCGCTGCGCCGCCTGGTGCACGGCGACGGCGGGGACACCTCGTCCGGGACGAGCGTCTTCACCGACCTGTCCGGGACCCGCAACGGCACCGGGAACCGCGGCTGGTGA
- a CDS encoding PTS sugar transporter subunit IIA, translated as MPALITTELVDLDVPSADRRTAVAALARRLADAGRVTDLDRFLADVEAREVRMPTGLEGGIGIPHCRSATVTTASLAFGRSASGIDFGAEDGPADLVFLLAVPAEGDPDHLGVLAALARRLVRASFTSTLREATAPAAAATFIEEQMTS; from the coding sequence ATGCCCGCACTGATCACCACCGAGCTGGTCGACCTCGACGTGCCGTCGGCGGACCGCAGGACCGCCGTCGCGGCGCTCGCCCGGCGCCTCGCCGACGCCGGCCGGGTCACCGACCTGGACCGCTTCCTGGCCGACGTCGAGGCCCGCGAGGTCCGGATGCCGACCGGCCTGGAGGGCGGCATCGGCATCCCGCACTGCCGCTCGGCGACCGTGACCACCGCGAGCCTGGCGTTCGGCCGCAGCGCGTCGGGCATCGACTTCGGTGCCGAGGACGGCCCCGCCGACCTGGTGTTCCTGCTCGCCGTCCCGGCGGAGGGGGACCCCGACCACCTCGGCGTGCTCGCGGCACTGGCCCGGCGGCTGGTCCGGGCCTCGTTCACCAGCACGCTCCGCGAGGCGACCGCCCCCGCCGCGGCGGCGACCTTCATCGAGGAGCAGATGACCTCGTGA
- a CDS encoding ArsR/SmtB family transcription factor — translation MHESIPGFAMPPEDDVRRAADALRMLADPTRIKILWALLQGETSVACLAELVGAAPTAVSQHLAKLRLAGLVENRREGTFVYYTVEDPTVRAVLGRVLHREPAGH, via the coding sequence GTGCACGAGTCCATCCCCGGCTTCGCGATGCCACCCGAGGACGACGTCCGCCGGGCCGCGGACGCGCTGCGCATGCTCGCCGACCCGACCCGGATCAAGATCCTCTGGGCGTTGCTGCAGGGCGAGACCTCGGTGGCCTGCCTGGCCGAGCTGGTCGGCGCCGCCCCGACCGCGGTGAGCCAGCACCTCGCGAAGCTGCGCCTGGCCGGGCTGGTCGAGAACCGGCGGGAGGGGACGTTCGTCTACTACACCGTCGAGGACCCGACCGTCCGCGCCGTGCTCGGACGCGTCCTGCACCGCGAGCCCGCCGGGCACTGA
- a CDS encoding GntR family transcriptional regulator — MAAPNPSVQDALVSLAGSTSIVVPASERVADRIRAEVAEARLRVGARLPEQALGEALAVSRNTLREALSQLVAERVLVRVPNRGVFVARPEIDDVRDVYAARLVIEPGAVRYGALAADPAALAAVRAAYEEGRAAAGTGDWTGVAAANQHFHREIVALAGSPRLEREMGRLLAEMRLVFQRMLQVREFHEPYLARNGEIAELLGAGRTERAADELARYLATARDQLLDAYALL, encoded by the coding sequence GTGGCCGCCCCGAACCCCTCCGTACAGGATGCGCTGGTGTCCCTGGCCGGGTCGACGTCGATCGTCGTCCCGGCGTCGGAACGGGTCGCCGACCGGATCCGGGCCGAGGTCGCCGAGGCGCGGCTGCGGGTCGGCGCGCGACTGCCCGAGCAGGCGCTCGGTGAGGCGTTGGCCGTCTCCCGGAACACCCTGCGCGAGGCGCTGTCCCAGCTGGTGGCCGAGCGGGTGCTGGTCCGGGTCCCGAACCGCGGGGTGTTCGTCGCCCGGCCGGAGATCGACGACGTCCGCGACGTCTACGCGGCCCGGCTGGTGATCGAGCCGGGCGCCGTCCGGTACGGGGCGCTGGCCGCCGACCCGGCCGCGCTCGCCGCCGTCCGCGCGGCCTACGAGGAGGGCCGGGCCGCCGCGGGCACCGGGGACTGGACCGGGGTCGCCGCTGCGAACCAGCACTTCCACCGCGAGATCGTGGCGCTGGCGGGGAGCCCGCGCCTGGAGCGGGAGATGGGCCGGCTGCTGGCCGAGATGCGCCTGGTGTTCCAGCGGATGCTGCAGGTGCGCGAGTTCCACGAGCCGTACCTGGCCCGCAACGGCGAGATCGCCGAGCTGCTCGGTGCCGGGCGGACCGAGCGCGCCGCCGATGAGCTGGCCCGGTACCTGGCCACCGCCCGCGACCAGTTGCTGGACGCCTACGCCCTGCTGTGA
- a CDS encoding LamB/YcsF family protein, with translation MIIDLNADLGESYGQWTLGDDDAMLGLVSSANVACGFHAGDPSTLRATTARAAAAGVTVGAQVSYPDLRGFGRRFLDVEPAALTDDVLYQIGALEALCRVAGTAVRYVKPHGALYNATRTHTAQARAVAEAVRAYDPALPVLGLPGSELLRAAQAAGLRAVPEFFVDRGYTAEGALVPRREPGALLDDAGAAADRLVRMLDEGVVRAVDGTDIAVVAESACLHGDSPGAVAMARRVRDALATAGVGVRAFA, from the coding sequence GTGATCATCGACCTCAACGCCGATCTCGGCGAGTCCTACGGCCAGTGGACCCTCGGCGACGACGACGCCATGCTCGGCCTGGTCAGCTCGGCCAACGTGGCGTGCGGCTTCCACGCGGGCGACCCGTCGACCCTGCGCGCGACGACGGCGCGCGCCGCGGCCGCCGGGGTCACCGTCGGGGCCCAGGTGTCCTACCCGGACCTGCGCGGCTTCGGCCGCCGGTTCCTCGACGTCGAGCCGGCCGCCCTGACCGACGACGTGCTCTACCAGATCGGCGCCCTGGAGGCGCTGTGCCGGGTCGCCGGGACCGCCGTCCGCTACGTCAAGCCGCACGGCGCGCTGTACAACGCGACCCGTACGCACACCGCGCAGGCGCGCGCCGTCGCCGAGGCGGTGCGGGCCTACGACCCGGCGCTGCCGGTGCTGGGCCTGCCCGGCTCGGAGCTGCTGCGCGCGGCGCAGGCCGCGGGCCTGCGGGCGGTGCCGGAGTTCTTCGTCGACCGCGGCTACACCGCCGAGGGCGCGCTCGTCCCGCGCCGCGAGCCCGGCGCCCTGCTCGACGACGCCGGTGCCGCCGCCGACCGGCTGGTCCGGATGCTCGACGAGGGCGTGGTCCGGGCCGTCGACGGGACCGACATCGCCGTCGTCGCGGAGTCGGCCTGCCTGCACGGCGACTCCCCCGGCGCGGTCGCGATGGCCCGGCGGGTGCGCGACGCGCTGGCCACGGCCGGCGTCGGGGTCCGGGCGTTCGCATGA
- a CDS encoding NRAMP family divalent metal transporter, with translation MSEDTGTSDTGRSGTARPLAGSTRSALLGAMFLMATSAIGPGFITQTTQFTAQLGAAFAFAILVSILVDVAIQMNVWRVVGVSGMRAHELANRVAPGAGWVLTALVVVGGLVFNIANVAGAGLGLNALFGLDTAIGGAISAVLAIAIFTIRRAGAALDRIVVVLGVLMIGLTAYVAVVSDPPVGDALRQTVLPDEISWLVITTLIGGTVGGYITYAGAHRMLDSGLSGPEHAGQVARSSVQGIVVTAVMRVLLFLAILGVVAGGVSLAGSENPTATAFEAAAGEVGLRLFGLILWAAAITSVIGAAYTSVSFLTSRTTPARTTNLITVGFIVLSTAVFLLAGAAPVTLLIFAGAFNGLILPIGFTILLWVAWRRRDLLGGYRYPRWLLATGVAGWLVTLFIGYQFVADNLGKL, from the coding sequence ATGAGCGAGGACACCGGCACGAGCGACACCGGCAGGAGCGGCACCGCACGTCCCCTGGCCGGATCGACCCGCAGCGCGCTGCTCGGGGCGATGTTCCTGATGGCCACCAGCGCCATCGGCCCCGGCTTCATCACCCAGACCACCCAGTTCACCGCGCAGCTCGGTGCGGCGTTCGCGTTCGCGATCCTGGTGTCGATCCTCGTCGACGTCGCCATCCAGATGAACGTGTGGCGGGTCGTCGGCGTCTCCGGGATGCGCGCGCACGAGCTGGCGAACCGGGTCGCACCGGGCGCCGGCTGGGTGCTGACGGCGCTGGTCGTCGTCGGTGGGCTGGTGTTCAACATCGCCAACGTGGCCGGGGCCGGGCTCGGGCTGAACGCGCTGTTCGGGCTGGACACCGCGATCGGCGGCGCGATCTCGGCGGTGCTGGCGATCGCGATCTTCACCATCCGCCGGGCCGGAGCGGCGCTGGACCGGATCGTCGTCGTGCTGGGTGTGCTGATGATCGGGCTGACCGCCTACGTCGCGGTCGTGTCGGACCCGCCGGTCGGGGACGCCCTGCGCCAGACCGTGCTGCCGGACGAGATCAGCTGGCTGGTCATCACCACGCTGATCGGCGGGACCGTCGGCGGGTACATCACCTACGCCGGTGCGCACCGGATGCTCGACTCCGGCCTGTCCGGCCCGGAGCACGCCGGGCAGGTCGCCCGCAGCTCGGTGCAGGGGATCGTGGTCACCGCGGTCATGCGGGTCCTGCTGTTCCTGGCGATCCTCGGCGTCGTCGCCGGCGGGGTGAGCCTGGCCGGATCCGAGAACCCGACGGCGACGGCGTTCGAGGCCGCGGCCGGCGAGGTCGGCCTGCGGCTGTTCGGGCTGATCCTCTGGGCCGCCGCGATCACCTCGGTGATCGGCGCCGCCTACACCTCGGTGTCGTTCCTGACCTCGCGGACCACCCCCGCGCGCACCACGAACCTGATCACCGTCGGGTTCATCGTGCTGAGCACCGCGGTGTTCCTGCTGGCCGGGGCCGCGCCGGTGACGCTGCTGATCTTCGCCGGAGCGTTCAACGGGCTGATCCTGCCGATCGGCTTCACGATCCTGCTCTGGGTGGCCTGGCGACGGCGCGACCTGCTCGGCGGGTACCGCTACCCGCGCTGGCTGCTGGCCACCGGGGTCGCGGGGTGGCTGGTCACCCTGTTCATCGGGTACCAGTTCGTGGCCGACAACCTGGGGAAGCTGTGA
- a CDS encoding putative hydro-lyase has translation MTTAELTPPEARARFRAGLSTPTSGWCAGFTQANLIAVPREFAWDVLLFAQRNPKPCPVLDVLEPGDPTGALLDGDVRTDLPGYRVYADGALVDRPSEVARYWRSDLVGFLIGCSFTFETALLAEGVPVRHLARGTNVPMYRTTRRCRPAGRMSGPLVVSMRPVPAGLVDTAVAVTARYPDVHGAPVHVGDPGALGIADLAVPDFGDPVPIAEGEVPVFWACGVTPQAAVLESRLPLAITHEPGQMLITDARDTDYLL, from the coding sequence ATGACGACGGCCGAGCTCACCCCGCCGGAGGCCAGGGCACGGTTCCGGGCCGGGCTGTCCACGCCGACGTCGGGCTGGTGCGCGGGCTTCACCCAGGCCAACCTGATCGCCGTCCCGCGCGAGTTCGCCTGGGACGTCCTGCTGTTCGCCCAGCGCAACCCGAAGCCGTGCCCGGTGCTCGACGTGCTGGAGCCGGGCGACCCGACCGGCGCGCTGCTCGACGGCGACGTCCGGACCGACCTGCCGGGCTACCGGGTGTACGCCGACGGGGCGCTGGTCGACCGGCCGTCGGAGGTGGCCCGCTACTGGCGGTCGGACCTCGTCGGGTTCCTGATCGGCTGCAGCTTCACCTTCGAGACCGCGCTGCTCGCCGAGGGCGTCCCGGTGCGCCACCTGGCCCGCGGCACGAACGTCCCGATGTACCGCACGACCCGGCGCTGCCGCCCGGCCGGGCGGATGTCCGGGCCGCTGGTGGTGTCGATGCGCCCGGTCCCGGCCGGGCTCGTCGACACCGCGGTCGCGGTGACCGCCCGCTACCCGGACGTGCACGGCGCACCGGTGCACGTCGGCGACCCCGGCGCGCTCGGGATCGCCGATCTCGCCGTGCCCGACTTCGGCGACCCGGTGCCGATCGCCGAGGGCGAGGTGCCGGTGTTCTGGGCGTGCGGGGTCACCCCGCAGGCCGCGGTGCTGGAGTCGCGGCTGCCGCTGGCGATCACCCACGAGCCCGGGCAGATGCTCATCACCGACGCGCGGGACACCGACTACCTGCTCTGA
- a CDS encoding beta-galactosidase, translating to MSRWLRRTPGATRPRIEFGADYNPEQWPREVWAEDVALMREAGVTVATVGVFSWARLQPAPERWDLGWLDEVLDLLHDGGIAVDLATATASPPPWLHHLHPEILPVDADGRTVWPGGRQHYRPTSPVFRRYALELVERMARRYGGHPALAAWHVSNELGCHNVADHSPDAERAFRDWLAHRYGDLDALNRAWGTSFWSQHYGDWSEIRTPRRVGPGTFPNPTQQLDFARFGSDALRAETAVLRELTPDVPVTTNFMVMGETSGMDYASWTDEIDIVANDHYVFPGPHARDELSFSANLTGNLAGGAPWWLMEHSTSAVNWQPVNRAKRPGRLAGDSLTHLAHGADAVCYFQWRQSVAGAEKFHSAMLPHAGADSAVFRAVTGLGATLAGLAPVAGARRVPARAAILWDWPSWWAAEQPFTPSTELRYKAEAFGWYRAFADAGVRVDVVPAGAGLAGYELVVAPVLHVLGPERAAELSAFVDGGGHLVATYFSGIVDDDAHAVPGGYPGALRDLLGVRVEEFAPLDPGATVLLDDGSTGDLWSEPVQLVDPAVEVLARYTGGGTDPGAPDLAGSPAVTRRPVGTGSASYVSTRLADRAPLLGRLLRRAGIAPELPGELCGRVELVRREGFRFLVNRGDTPVDLAPLGEIGSLAGLPTGVLPPHGVTVLTDVPGDAVTRSSAPR from the coding sequence ATGTCCCGCTGGCTCCGCCGCACCCCCGGCGCCACCCGTCCCCGGATCGAGTTCGGGGCCGACTACAACCCCGAGCAGTGGCCGCGCGAGGTGTGGGCCGAGGACGTCGCGCTGATGCGGGAGGCGGGGGTGACGGTCGCGACCGTCGGCGTCTTCTCCTGGGCCCGGCTGCAGCCCGCGCCGGAGCGCTGGGACCTCGGCTGGCTGGACGAGGTGCTGGACCTGCTGCACGACGGCGGCATCGCCGTCGACCTGGCCACCGCGACGGCGTCCCCACCGCCGTGGCTGCACCACCTGCACCCGGAGATCCTCCCGGTCGACGCCGACGGCCGGACGGTCTGGCCGGGCGGGCGCCAGCACTACCGGCCGACCTCGCCGGTGTTCCGCCGGTACGCACTCGAGCTCGTCGAGCGGATGGCGCGCCGGTACGGCGGGCACCCGGCGCTGGCCGCCTGGCACGTCTCGAACGAGCTGGGCTGCCACAACGTCGCCGACCACTCGCCGGACGCGGAGCGGGCGTTCCGGGACTGGCTGGCGCACCGCTACGGCGACCTCGACGCCCTCAACCGGGCCTGGGGGACGTCGTTCTGGTCGCAGCACTACGGCGACTGGTCCGAGATCCGCACCCCGCGCCGGGTCGGCCCCGGCACCTTCCCGAACCCGACCCAGCAGCTCGACTTCGCCCGCTTCGGCTCCGACGCGCTGCGCGCCGAGACGGCCGTGCTGCGGGAGCTGACCCCGGACGTCCCGGTCACCACGAACTTCATGGTCATGGGCGAGACGAGCGGGATGGACTACGCGAGCTGGACCGACGAGATCGACATCGTCGCCAACGACCACTACGTGTTCCCCGGCCCGCACGCCCGCGACGAGCTGTCGTTCTCGGCCAACCTCACCGGCAACCTCGCCGGCGGCGCACCGTGGTGGCTGATGGAGCACTCGACGTCGGCGGTGAACTGGCAGCCGGTGAACCGCGCCAAGCGCCCGGGCCGGCTCGCCGGTGACTCGCTCACCCATCTCGCGCACGGCGCCGACGCCGTCTGCTACTTCCAGTGGCGCCAGTCCGTTGCCGGAGCCGAGAAGTTCCACTCCGCGATGCTCCCGCACGCCGGTGCGGACTCCGCGGTGTTCCGGGCGGTCACCGGGCTCGGTGCGACGCTGGCCGGGCTGGCCCCGGTGGCCGGTGCCCGCCGGGTGCCGGCCCGGGCGGCGATCCTGTGGGACTGGCCGTCGTGGTGGGCGGCCGAGCAGCCGTTCACGCCCAGCACCGAGCTGCGCTACAAGGCCGAGGCGTTCGGCTGGTACCGGGCGTTCGCCGACGCCGGGGTGCGCGTCGACGTCGTCCCGGCCGGGGCCGGCCTCGCCGGGTACGAGCTGGTCGTGGCCCCGGTCCTGCACGTGCTCGGCCCGGAGCGGGCGGCGGAGCTGAGCGCGTTCGTCGACGGCGGCGGGCACCTGGTCGCGACCTACTTCTCCGGCATCGTCGACGACGACGCGCACGCGGTGCCCGGCGGTTACCCGGGCGCGCTGCGCGACCTGCTGGGGGTCCGGGTCGAGGAGTTCGCGCCGCTGGACCCGGGGGCGACCGTGCTGCTCGACGACGGCTCGACCGGTGACCTGTGGAGCGAACCGGTGCAGCTGGTGGACCCGGCGGTCGAGGTGCTGGCCCGCTACACCGGCGGCGGCACCGATCCGGGGGCGCCGGACCTGGCCGGGTCGCCCGCGGTCACCCGGCGCCCGGTCGGGACGGGATCGGCGTCCTACGTCTCGACCCGGCTCGCCGACCGGGCCCCGCTGCTGGGCCGGCTGCTGCGGCGCGCCGGGATCGCCCCGGAGCTCCCCGGCGAGCTGTGCGGCCGGGTCGAGCTGGTCCGCCGGGAGGGGTTCCGGTTCCTGGTGAACCGCGGCGACACCCCGGTGGACCTGGCCCCGCTCGGCGAGATCGGCTCCCTGGCCGGTCTGCCGACCGGCGTCCTGCCGCCGCACGGGGTCACGGTGCTGACCGACGTGCCCGGCGACGCCGTCACGAGGTCATCTGCTCCTCGATGA
- the ppc gene encoding phosphoenolpyruvate carboxylase, protein MTRTMNGTTSGTELAPDSLSAHSGVVSESEHQALRADIRRLSTMLGQTLSDEAGPEVLALVEKVRQAARDSARGQAGPDAVAALLDGIDTGTSVLLARAFSQYFQLANVAEQLHRSRELRALRPADARPLRTVLRRLAAEADPDELTEVLSRAQLRPVFTAHPTESSRQSVLAILRRVVESLEREAPDSEVAALVDLLWQTDDIRPGKPMVIDEARNIAWFAARLGERTVPDLLDEFAREAADAGCELPADARPLVLGSWVGGDRDGNPNVTREVLELNADRAIRIHATLVEQLVLELSISTRVMGVSEELRGSLARDRRALPAVHDRYIRLNAHEPYRLKLSYVAARLENTRRRIAGGSPHEPGRDYLGSAGYLEDLLVVDRSLREHHGARIAGGTLARAVRSARALGLHLVELDVREHSQSHHDALGAIFDELGELAKPYAELTRDERRELLSAELRGKRPLLRRHYGVPEAAAPVLDIFDTVHALQHEFGPDVVRTYIVSMARDVDDLLAVAVLAREAYMVEIEGENPRSSIDLVPLFETVEELSRAGELLEGLLADPGYRRQVRNRGDLQEIMLGYSDSNKGAGITASQWQIHRAQRQLRDVAAAHGVTLRLFHGRGGSVGRGGGPAGEAIASAPFGSVDGTMKLTEQGEVISDKYSLPSLAHDNLEILLASMLDASLLHQASRWPEDTLARWDEVMECVATAATDTYRELVSDPGLPGFFTAATPVEELGRLNVGSRPSKRPGQGTPTLDDLRAIPWVFGWTQTRMVVPGWYGLGSGLRAAREAGYGEDLAAMRQWAFFRNLIGNVEMTLAKTDLRIASSYVANLVEPDQQHLFERIREEHERTRSELLAVTGESQLLAGHPVLRNTLAVRNSYLEPLHHLQVELLAQRRAAGEQPDPDLERALLLTINGIAAGMKNTG, encoded by the coding sequence GTGACCCGGACCATGAACGGCACCACCTCCGGCACCGAGCTGGCGCCCGACTCGCTGTCGGCGCACTCCGGAGTGGTCAGCGAGTCCGAGCACCAGGCGCTGCGCGCCGACATCCGGCGGCTGTCGACGATGCTCGGGCAGACGCTGTCCGACGAGGCCGGGCCCGAGGTGCTGGCGCTGGTGGAGAAGGTCCGCCAGGCGGCCCGCGACTCCGCCCGCGGCCAGGCCGGCCCGGACGCCGTCGCGGCGCTGCTCGACGGCATCGACACCGGCACCTCGGTGCTGCTGGCGCGGGCGTTCTCCCAGTACTTCCAGCTGGCCAACGTCGCCGAGCAGCTGCACCGCTCGCGCGAGCTGCGGGCGCTGCGCCCGGCCGACGCCCGTCCGCTGCGCACCGTGCTCCGCCGGCTGGCCGCCGAGGCCGACCCGGACGAGCTGACCGAGGTGCTCTCCCGCGCCCAGCTGCGGCCGGTCTTCACCGCGCACCCGACCGAGTCGTCCCGGCAGTCGGTGCTCGCCATCCTGCGCCGGGTCGTCGAGTCGCTGGAGCGCGAGGCACCGGACTCCGAGGTCGCCGCGCTCGTCGACCTGCTCTGGCAGACCGACGACATCCGACCCGGCAAGCCGATGGTGATCGACGAGGCGCGCAACATCGCCTGGTTCGCCGCCCGGCTCGGCGAGCGCACCGTGCCGGACCTGCTCGACGAGTTCGCCCGCGAGGCCGCGGACGCCGGCTGCGAGCTGCCCGCCGACGCCCGTCCGCTGGTGCTGGGCTCCTGGGTGGGCGGGGACCGGGACGGCAACCCGAACGTCACCCGGGAGGTCCTGGAGCTCAACGCGGACCGGGCGATCCGGATCCACGCGACCCTGGTCGAGCAGCTCGTGCTGGAGCTGTCGATCTCCACCCGGGTGATGGGCGTGTCCGAGGAGCTGCGCGGCTCGCTGGCCCGGGACCGCAGGGCACTGCCCGCGGTGCACGACCGCTACATCCGGCTCAACGCGCACGAGCCGTACCGGCTGAAGCTGTCCTACGTGGCGGCGCGACTGGAGAACACCCGGCGGCGGATCGCCGGCGGGTCGCCGCACGAGCCGGGCCGGGACTACCTCGGCAGCGCCGGCTACCTGGAGGACCTGCTCGTCGTCGACCGCTCGCTGCGCGAGCACCACGGCGCCCGGATCGCCGGCGGCACGCTGGCCAGGGCGGTCCGCTCGGCCCGCGCGCTCGGGCTGCACCTGGTGGAGCTGGACGTCCGGGAGCACTCGCAGTCCCACCACGACGCGCTCGGGGCGATCTTCGACGAGCTCGGCGAGCTGGCGAAGCCCTACGCCGAGCTGACCCGCGACGAGCGCCGCGAGCTGCTGTCCGCCGAGCTGCGCGGCAAGCGCCCGCTGCTACGCCGGCACTACGGGGTCCCGGAGGCCGCCGCGCCGGTGCTCGACATCTTCGACACCGTGCACGCGCTGCAGCACGAGTTCGGGCCGGACGTCGTCCGGACCTACATCGTCTCCATGGCCCGGGACGTCGACGACCTGCTCGCCGTCGCGGTGCTGGCGCGCGAGGCGTACATGGTCGAGATCGAGGGCGAGAACCCGCGCTCGTCGATCGATCTCGTCCCGCTGTTCGAGACGGTCGAGGAGCTGTCTCGCGCCGGGGAGCTGCTGGAGGGCCTGCTCGCCGACCCGGGGTACCGCCGCCAGGTCCGCAACCGGGGCGACCTGCAGGAGATCATGCTGGGGTACTCCGACTCCAACAAGGGCGCCGGGATCACGGCCTCGCAGTGGCAGATCCACCGGGCCCAGCGCCAGCTGCGCGACGTCGCCGCCGCGCACGGGGTGACCCTGCGGCTGTTCCACGGCCGGGGCGGCTCGGTCGGGCGCGGCGGCGGTCCGGCCGGCGAGGCGATCGCGTCCGCGCCGTTCGGGTCCGTGGACGGGACGATGAAGCTCACCGAGCAGGGCGAGGTCATCTCCGACAAGTACTCGCTGCCCAGCCTGGCCCACGACAACCTGGAGATCCTGCTGGCGTCGATGCTCGACGCGTCGCTGCTGCACCAGGCGTCGCGCTGGCCGGAGGACACCCTGGCCCGCTGGGACGAGGTGATGGAGTGCGTCGCGACCGCGGCCACCGACACCTATCGCGAGCTGGTCTCCGACCCCGGCCTGCCCGGGTTCTTCACCGCGGCCACCCCGGTCGAGGAGCTGGGCCGGCTCAACGTCGGCTCGCGCCCGTCGAAGCGGCCCGGGCAGGGCACGCCGACCCTCGACGACCTGCGCGCGATCCCCTGGGTGTTCGGCTGGACGCAGACCCGGATGGTCGTGCCCGGCTGGTACGGCCTGGGCTCCGGGCTGCGCGCCGCGCGCGAGGCGGGCTACGGCGAGGACCTCGCCGCGATGCGGCAGTGGGCGTTCTTCCGGAACCTGATCGGCAACGTCGAGATGACGCTGGCGAAGACGGACCTGCGGATCGCCTCGAGCTACGTCGCGAACCTCGTCGAGCCCGACCAGCAGCACCTGTTCGAGCGGATCCGCGAGGAGCACGAGCGCACCCGCTCGGAGCTGCTCGCCGTGACCGGTGAGTCCCAGCTGCTCGCCGGGCACCCGGTGCTGCGCAACACGCTGGCGGTGCGCAACTCCTACCTCGAGCCGCTGCACCACCTGCAGGTCGAGCTGCTGGCCCAGCGCCGGGCCGCCGGCGAGCAGCCGGACCCGGACCTGGAGCGGGCCCTGCTGCTGACCATCAACGGCATCGCGGCCGGGATGAAGAACACGGGTTGA